In the Methanobrevibacter boviskoreani JH1 genome, one interval contains:
- the mcrB gene encoding coenzyme-B sulfoethylthiotransferase subunit beta, with amino-acid sequence MAKFDDKVDLYDDRGTLIDSDVPIEALSPVRNPAIKEITAGIKRTVAVNLEGIENSLRNAAVGTKASKILGRELDLDIVANVDAIAASVKKMIQVTEDDDTVVEPLSGGKRLLVQVPTRRIDVAAEYSVATLATSTALTQAIVETCDVSMYDANMVKAAILGMYPQTVSYDGSNIKTMLDVPQKLEGPGYSFRNIKANDMVATTLKNSFQATALASILEQTAMFEMGDAIGAFERTHLLGLAYQGMNADNMVLSLVQDNATDSSVGDIMNDTIQKAVDDNVISVEKDLHGFNLYQTDDFAKWNAYVAAGSVAATMVNVGAARAAQGIPSTLLYFNDSIEFATGLPGLDFGRGEGVAVGFSFFSHSIYGGGGPGLFNGNHVVTRHSKGYTIPCVAAGMSLDAGTQLFSPEATSGLIKEVYSSIDEFREPLKYVAEAASDIKGDI; translated from the coding sequence TTGGCGAAGTTTGATGATAAAGTCGATTTATACGACGATAGAGGTACATTAATTGATAGTGATGTACCTATTGAAGCTCTAAGTCCAGTACGTAATCCAGCTATTAAAGAAATTACTGCTGGTATTAAAAGAACCGTTGCTGTAAACTTAGAAGGTATTGAAAATTCATTACGTAATGCTGCTGTTGGAACAAAAGCTTCTAAAATATTAGGAAGAGAATTAGATCTTGATATTGTAGCAAATGTAGATGCGATTGCAGCTTCTGTAAAAAAAATGATTCAAGTAACTGAAGATGATGATACTGTAGTTGAACCTCTTTCCGGAGGTAAAAGACTTTTAGTACAAGTACCTACAAGAAGAATTGATGTAGCTGCAGAATACTCTGTTGCAACCTTAGCAACTTCTACTGCATTAACCCAAGCTATTGTTGAAACATGTGATGTAAGTATGTATGATGCTAACATGGTTAAAGCTGCTATCTTAGGTATGTATCCTCAAACCGTAAGTTATGACGGATCTAATATTAAAACTATGTTAGATGTACCTCAAAAATTAGAAGGTCCTGGTTACTCATTCAGGAACATTAAAGCTAACGATATGGTTGCAACTACCCTTAAAAACAGTTTCCAAGCTACTGCTTTAGCTAGTATCTTAGAACAAACTGCTATGTTTGAAATGGGAGATGCAATTGGTGCATTCGAAAGAACTCACTTATTAGGTTTAGCTTACCAAGGTATGAATGCTGATAACATGGTCTTAAGTTTAGTACAAGATAATGCTACTGATTCTTCCGTTGGTGACATTATGAATGATACTATTCAAAAAGCAGTTGATGATAATGTAATTTCTGTTGAAAAAGATTTACATGGATTTAATTTATACCAAACCGACGATTTCGCAAAATGGAACGCATATGTAGCTGCAGGTTCTGTTGCTGCAACTATGGTAAACGTTGGTGCTGCTCGTGCTGCTCAAGGTATTCCATCCACACTTTTATACTTCAACGATTCAATTGAATTTGCAACTGGTTTACCTGGTCTCGACTTTGGTAGAGGTGAAGGTGTAGCTGTAGGATTCAGTTTCTTCAGTCACTCTATCTATGGTGGAGGAGGTCCTGGTTTATTCAACGGAAACCACGTTGTAACTAGACACAGTAAAGGTTACACTATTCCTTGTGTAGCTGCAGGTATGTCTTTAGATGCTGGTACTCAATTATTCTCTCCAGAAGCAACTTCTGGATTAATTAAAGAAGTATACAGTAGTATTGATGAATTCAGAGAACCTCTCAAATATGTTGCTGAAGCAGCTTCAGACATAAAAGGAGACATATAA
- the mmp10 gene encoding methyl coenzyme M reductase-arginine methyltransferase Mmp10 (Mmp10 (methanogenesis marker protein 10) is a cobalamin-requiring radical SAM methyltransferase that creates the methylarginine modification to methyl coenzyme M reductase.) — MQILADVGGIPGKDCRGFCKYCYFKKVKDVKPLGCKYCPPNQIGCERCSIGIQDAESEFKPFYLVANEVQTTLMLNPPRDNNLKINISGGGDVSCYPQIKDLAATLHQFQIPIHLGYTSGKGIDDEKWVTDLINLGVDEVTYTLFAADAKLRHQWMGDPNPEVSLKAAQIFSENTELHAAMVIIPGVNDGDILRNTCEKLEEWGAKAGILMRFANTTEGGLILGNGPIVKGIESQSVESFEQLVREINSEFPKLRITGTPVCDPETGAPFALANKGNEPYLDFIPEVTGYATIISSAVAGPKIARIFEKIGASDHVNVISTKKDIACLITKYDLEDIDLTNVQDTVFIPGRAYIHELDANRIFSADGIERLVTRGPDTLSVDGELSGTLTEEDVIEQELIQFRELVGEINFYGRDFKGRHGNIQ; from the coding sequence ATGCAAATTTTAGCAGATGTTGGTGGTATTCCAGGAAAGGATTGTAGGGGTTTTTGTAAATACTGCTACTTTAAGAAAGTCAAGGATGTGAAACCTTTAGGATGCAAATATTGTCCACCTAATCAAATAGGATGTGAAAGATGTTCTATAGGAATCCAGGATGCAGAATCTGAATTTAAACCGTTTTATTTAGTTGCCAATGAGGTTCAAACTACCTTAATGTTAAACCCACCTAGAGACAACAATCTAAAAATAAACATTAGTGGTGGAGGAGACGTAAGCTGTTATCCCCAGATTAAAGATTTAGCAGCCACATTGCACCAATTCCAGATACCGATACATTTAGGATATACAAGTGGTAAAGGTATTGACGATGAGAAGTGGGTTACGGATTTAATTAATCTTGGAGTTGATGAAGTAACCTATACCCTATTTGCAGCAGATGCTAAGTTAAGACATCAATGGATGGGAGATCCGAATCCTGAGGTTTCCCTTAAGGCGGCTCAGATATTTTCAGAAAATACCGAATTACATGCTGCAATGGTAATCATTCCAGGGGTAAATGATGGAGATATTTTAAGAAACACCTGTGAAAAGTTGGAAGAATGGGGAGCAAAAGCAGGTATCCTTATGAGATTTGCAAATACAACAGAAGGTGGATTAATACTAGGTAATGGACCTATTGTTAAAGGTATTGAAAGCCAATCTGTTGAAAGCTTTGAGCAACTTGTAAGGGAAATCAACTCAGAATTTCCAAAACTTAGAATTACCGGAACACCAGTATGTGATCCCGAAACAGGTGCACCGTTCGCACTTGCAAATAAAGGTAATGAACCATACTTGGATTTTATTCCGGAAGTTACAGGTTATGCAACAATCATATCATCTGCTGTTGCAGGACCAAAAATAGCCAGGATATTTGAAAAGATTGGAGCAAGTGATCATGTAAATGTAATATCTACTAAGAAGGATATTGCATGTTTAATTACAAAATATGATCTTGAGGATATTGATTTAACCAATGTTCAGGATACGGTATTCATTCCAGGAAGGGCATATATTCATGAACTAGATGCAAATAGAATATTTAGTGCAGACGGCATTGAAAGACTTGTAACACGTGGACCAGATACTTTAAGTGTTGATGGTGAATTAAGTGGAACGTTGACTGAAGAGGATGTAATAGAACAAGAATTAATACAATTTAGAGAGCTTGTTGGAGAAATAAACTTCTATGGAAGAGATTTTAAAGGAAGACATGGAAATATTCAATAA
- a CDS encoding metallophosphoesterase has product MEYFKRRYLINGPIGTIFLFIYNYFLIDALFKYINCQLNPVVLLSICLFLALINIISITVEIKASYKITRMFMEISELWKWASLMFLFELILLYVLGLFIKIPRELVLILYSLVIVLGVYGYYNAHHIKVKYHNLPILKGDDNESIAILHISDVHFGSIRRESILVNLKNKINQVYLDLKQEGIEHIIVIISGDLVDGSSPVNIEDLKPLNDIKPKVIFTPGNHDHYQDINGLLNDLEGLGVIVLNGDSLDMKDLGLNIIGLDFKYEDMEGKWEECHFNLPVNKSETNILIFHLPIFYEYFKKLGVDLQLSGHTHGGQFYPANLWVKAVYHKLKGLYAFSNYDVSDGFYLSVSTGLGTMGPPIRIGTDSEIVVLMLNNKNFKNSFF; this is encoded by the coding sequence ATGGAATATTTCAAAAGAAGATACTTAATCAACGGACCAATTGGAACAATCTTTCTTTTTATCTATAATTATTTTCTAATTGATGCTTTATTCAAGTATATTAACTGTCAATTAAATCCCGTGGTTCTTTTGTCCATCTGTTTATTTCTGGCTTTAATAAATATCATATCCATTACCGTTGAGATAAAAGCCTCCTATAAAATTACAAGAATGTTTATGGAGATTTCAGAGCTTTGGAAATGGGCCTCATTGATGTTTTTATTTGAGCTAATCCTATTATATGTCTTAGGCCTCTTTATAAAAATTCCACGGGAATTGGTTCTAATATTATATTCATTGGTGATTGTTCTTGGAGTCTATGGCTATTATAATGCCCATCACATTAAAGTAAAATATCATAATTTACCTATTTTAAAAGGGGATGATAATGAATCAATAGCTATTTTACATATCTCAGATGTGCACTTTGGTTCCATTAGAAGAGAGTCAATCCTGGTAAATCTAAAAAACAAAATCAATCAAGTTTATCTTGATTTAAAACAGGAGGGTATAGAACATATCATTGTTATTATTTCAGGAGATCTTGTAGACGGTTCCTCTCCAGTTAATATTGAAGATTTGAAACCTTTAAATGATATAAAACCTAAGGTTATTTTTACTCCAGGTAATCATGACCATTATCAGGATATAAATGGTTTATTAAATGATTTAGAAGGATTAGGTGTCATTGTTTTAAACGGTGATAGTTTGGATATGAAAGATTTGGGCTTAAATATTATAGGTTTAGATTTCAAGTATGAGGATATGGAAGGTAAATGGGAAGAATGCCATTTTAATCTACCTGTAAATAAATCTGAAACAAATATCTTAATATTCCATTTGCCTATCTTCTATGAATATTTTAAAAAATTGGGTGTGGATTTACAATTGTCTGGTCATACTCATGGAGGACAGTTTTATCCTGCAAATCTATGGGTTAAGGCTGTTTATCATAAACTAAAAGGACTTTATGCCTTTAGTAATTATGATGTTTCAGATGGATTTTATTTATCAGTAAGCACTGGTTTAGGTACTATGGGTCCTCCTATTAGAATAGGTACTGATTCAGAAATAGTGGTTTTAATGTTAAATAATAAAAATTTTAAAAATAGCTTTTTTTAA
- a CDS encoding methanogenesis marker 7 protein: MYETLTYSGGIHKSNEMRELIEDLGGFIIQENVIQMDLVLNMAVPVDDVDKIKEKSKELLGKLTFAPMAGSEIAIVSPTLARHHLPHAACDISEYLRRFGAKDNMIGLARGHGKGTSGISQEEKYLIEEHDLAIFALGSFKDCIIEKSFLFDDIDIPVIVTGAPDIDIEELPGADAYVGGLGRIPRRLKRGENIRALRRLVQTTEDILNRKKKYMAEDAPLAPPVMVKNAIERQLPEIKDVHTPTPITTQLDGLRVKLDYDKYHDKIGQVVVNDQYLSDIADINRSHMYNYTLVKLYSESSIVDN, translated from the coding sequence GTGTATGAAACCTTAACTTATTCTGGTGGAATTCATAAAAGTAATGAAATGAGGGAGCTTATTGAAGATTTAGGTGGATTTATTATACAGGAAAATGTTATCCAAATGGATCTTGTCTTGAATATGGCTGTACCAGTTGATGATGTTGATAAAATCAAAGAGAAATCTAAAGAATTATTAGGTAAACTAACCTTTGCCCCTATGGCAGGTTCTGAAATAGCTATTGTTTCACCAACATTGGCAAGACACCACTTACCACATGCGGCATGTGATATATCCGAGTATCTTAGAAGGTTCGGTGCAAAGGATAACATGATAGGTTTGGCAAGAGGTCATGGTAAGGGTACAAGCGGAATCTCACAAGAGGAAAAATATTTGATTGAGGAACATGATTTGGCTATCTTTGCCCTTGGAAGTTTCAAAGATTGTATTATTGAGAAATCATTTTTGTTTGATGATATAGACATTCCTGTAATTGTAACTGGTGCTCCTGATATAGACATTGAGGAATTGCCTGGTGCCGATGCATATGTTGGAGGTTTAGGTAGAATTCCACGTAGACTTAAACGTGGTGAAAATATCCGTGCACTTAGGAGATTAGTTCAAACTACAGAGGATATCTTAAACCGTAAGAAAAAATACATGGCTGAAGATGCTCCTTTGGCACCTCCTGTAATGGTTAAAAACGCTATTGAAAGACAATTACCAGAAATCAAAGATGTTCACACTCCAACTCCTATTACAACACAGTTAGACGGTTTAAGGGTGAAACTAGATTATGACAAATATCATGATAAAATAGGTCAGGTTGTTGTAAACGACCAATATTTATCAGACATAGCGGATATCAATAGATCACACATGTATAATTATACCCTAGTAAAATTATATAGTGAAAGTTCCATTGTGGATAATTAA
- the comB gene encoding 2-phosphosulfolactate phosphatase: protein MKVSLSFEKTISNDTSVMIDALRASTTITVALSSFKKIIPAFSKEDAISKSIKYDGVLAGEREGSKIDGFDLGNSPEDVLEYETDKENFILTTSNGTRILQNMESPHVLIGGFVNGKACAEKCIEVADNHIDIVMAGWKGNFTIEDYLAAGFIIRWLDYYNEKQDLNCEFSEYAVSAKLASYNDEMVNQAIFDGFSAKRLINVGSKKDIDFSLKRDIFDDVGIYENGTITKF, encoded by the coding sequence ATGAAGGTAAGTTTAAGTTTTGAGAAAACCATTTCAAATGACACTTCTGTTATGATTGACGCATTAAGAGCAAGTACTACTATCACTGTTGCCTTATCTTCTTTTAAAAAGATCATCCCCGCATTTTCAAAGGAAGATGCAATCTCTAAAAGCATTAAATATGATGGAGTTTTAGCAGGTGAAAGGGAAGGTTCAAAAATAGACGGATTTGATTTGGGTAATTCTCCAGAGGATGTTTTGGAATATGAAACAGATAAGGAAAATTTTATATTGACCACTAGTAACGGTACAAGAATTCTTCAGAATATGGAAAGTCCCCATGTTTTAATTGGGGGATTTGTTAATGGAAAGGCATGTGCTGAAAAATGTATTGAAGTGGCTGACAACCATATAGATATTGTAATGGCAGGTTGGAAGGGTAATTTCACAATTGAGGATTATCTTGCAGCTGGTTTTATAATAAGATGGCTTGATTATTATAATGAGAAGCAGGATTTAAACTGTGAATTTTCAGAATATGCGGTATCAGCAAAATTAGCCTCTTATAATGATGAGATGGTAAATCAGGCTATATTTGATGGTTTTTCAGCTAAAAGATTAATCAATGTAGGTTCTAAAAAAGATATTGATTTTTCATTAAAAAGGGATATTTTTGATGATGTTGGTATATATGAAAATGGTACAATTACCAAGTTTTGA
- a CDS encoding TraB/GumN family protein, whose product MKRENLTIIGTAHVSADSVEEVKNTIYEVQPEVVGIELDYGRYQRLRNEMKGIETDDTISMRKIIKENKVGIFFASSILGYIQNKIGQDVDVKPGSEMIGAIEAAEDLNIRIALLDRDINTTLQRALNKMSSWEKARFVFETLKAVLIGEDEEEEFDIEELKQEDTIEEVMKFFKEESPAVYEVLVNERDAYLARSISLIPEDNVIAVVGAGHKHGINHYLDHPEEIPTYEELTDINKGKGIPWGKIILASIPIIFIAIFFLAFIHGVNITNELFEYFFVYIIMGFLGSILSGSKIPSAIVGGLVAPFTVMHPLLAAGMFSALVELHYRPVRKRDINNLGEVESLRDLWGNNIFRILLVFIGTDIGVSIATFFILPTNVFIPLAMKVFGL is encoded by the coding sequence TTGAAAAGAGAGAATTTAACTATTATAGGTACTGCACATGTATCTGCCGATAGTGTTGAAGAAGTAAAGAACACCATATATGAAGTTCAGCCAGAGGTTGTGGGAATTGAACTTGATTATGGAAGATATCAACGTCTTCGAAATGAGATGAAAGGTATTGAAACCGACGATACCATTTCCATGAGAAAGATTATTAAGGAAAATAAGGTTGGTATATTTTTTGCATCAAGTATCTTAGGTTATATTCAAAATAAGATCGGTCAGGACGTGGACGTTAAACCTGGTTCTGAAATGATAGGTGCTATAGAGGCTGCAGAGGATTTAAACATCAGGATTGCACTTTTAGATAGAGATATTAACACCACCCTGCAAAGGGCATTGAATAAAATGAGTAGCTGGGAAAAGGCCAGATTTGTATTTGAAACACTTAAAGCCGTTTTAATTGGTGAAGACGAGGAAGAGGAATTTGACATCGAAGAGTTAAAACAGGAAGATACAATTGAAGAGGTAATGAAATTCTTTAAAGAGGAGTCACCTGCAGTCTATGAGGTTTTAGTTAATGAAAGGGACGCATATCTTGCAAGAAGCATTTCACTCATTCCTGAAGACAATGTGATTGCAGTAGTAGGTGCTGGACATAAACATGGTATAAACCATTACCTAGATCATCCTGAGGAGATTCCGACATATGAGGAGTTAACCGACATAAATAAGGGCAAGGGAATACCATGGGGAAAAATCATACTTGCATCCATCCCAATAATATTTATTGCGATATTTTTTCTGGCTTTTATTCATGGTGTAAATATTACCAATGAACTTTTCGAATATTTCTTTGTGTATATCATTATGGGATTTTTAGGCAGTATTTTATCAGGTTCTAAGATACCCTCAGCTATTGTAGGGGGATTAGTTGCTCCATTTACAGTAATGCATCCATTACTTGCTGCAGGTATGTTTTCAGCACTTGTGGAATTACATTATAGGCCTGTTAGAAAAAGAGACATTAATAATTTAGGTGAAGTTGAATCCCTAAGGGATTTATGGGGCAATAACATATTTAGAATATTGCTTGTTTTCATTGGAACAGACATAGGTGTAAGCATAGCAACCTTCTTTATATTACCTACAAATGTATTTATCCCACTTGCAATGAAAGTATTCGGATTATAA
- a CDS encoding DUF1922 domain-containing protein, giving the protein MYLIFRCDCGRVLYAKKGQATRKCVCGKVLKVKERRIFKKVATREEASKAVQDMQEEIHGFKGFQTANDLKR; this is encoded by the coding sequence ATGTATCTTATTTTCCGTTGTGACTGTGGAAGAGTATTATATGCTAAAAAAGGACAAGCTACTAGAAAATGCGTGTGTGGAAAAGTTCTAAAAGTTAAAGAAAGAAGAATATTTAAGAAGGTAGCAACAAGAGAAGAGGCATCAAAAGCAGTTCAAGACATGCAAGAAGAAATTCACGGATTTAAAGGTTTTCAAACAGCAAATGATTTGAAAAGATAA
- a CDS encoding hemolysin family protein, with protein sequence MITEIIEIIIIIILIIINGILTMAELAIISSRKYKLLKYEQEGHKSARTAINLLEDSTNFLSTVQIGITASNIILGVVGGATLAGPLSAYLGPYIPYSYTISYIIIVLITTYFTLIVGEIAPKQIAINKPERIAIKVASSMETLSCISAPIVKLLSDSTNLLLRILGEKSNEKHEITEEEVNLLIEEGIEEGNIEEEEKAIIQRVFRLDAQKVDMIMTPRNEIVWLDLEDSDKENKAKIIESKRSIFPVASGELDDFIGVVQAKDLLGSLFNGRKLDLKKELKNPLVVPDNLLSMELLTKFKQNQHYVHMALVVDEFGTVLGLITLNDLLEGIVGDIPGIDEMDDPKAIELKDHSWLMDGRITIDRFKEIFDITDQELPNEEEDNFSTIAGFILGYLEKIPTDGETFTWDKFCFEILRMDGNQIDKILINIVEPEEKEDTEENDKEDNDEE encoded by the coding sequence ATGATAACAGAAATCATCGAAATTATTATTATAATAATATTAATCATCATCAATGGTATTTTAACAATGGCGGAATTAGCTATTATTTCGTCAAGAAAATATAAGCTTTTAAAATATGAGCAAGAAGGACATAAAAGCGCTAGAACAGCTATTAATTTATTAGAAGATTCTACAAACTTTTTATCAACGGTCCAAATTGGAATTACTGCAAGTAACATTATTTTAGGTGTAGTAGGTGGTGCAACCTTAGCCGGTCCATTATCAGCTTACCTTGGACCATATATTCCATATTCCTATACAATAAGTTACATTATAATTGTACTTATTACAACATACTTTACCCTTATTGTAGGTGAAATTGCACCTAAACAGATAGCTATCAACAAACCTGAAAGGATAGCTATCAAAGTTGCAAGTTCAATGGAAACGTTATCCTGTATATCTGCACCAATAGTAAAACTATTAAGTGACTCAACAAACCTATTACTTAGAATACTTGGTGAAAAAAGTAATGAGAAACATGAAATCACCGAGGAAGAAGTTAATTTACTTATTGAAGAGGGTATTGAAGAGGGAAATATTGAAGAAGAGGAGAAAGCCATTATTCAAAGGGTCTTCCGTCTTGATGCTCAAAAAGTAGATATGATTATGACACCAAGAAATGAGATTGTATGGTTGGATCTTGAAGACAGCGATAAAGAGAACAAAGCGAAAATCATTGAGAGTAAACGTTCAATATTTCCGGTAGCCTCAGGAGAACTTGATGACTTTATTGGAGTAGTACAAGCTAAAGATTTATTGGGTTCATTATTTAACGGTAGAAAACTAGACCTAAAAAAAGAACTTAAAAATCCTTTAGTAGTTCCAGATAATCTTTTATCCATGGAATTATTAACTAAATTCAAACAAAATCAACATTACGTCCATATGGCCCTTGTTGTAGACGAGTTCGGTACAGTTCTTGGTTTAATTACCTTAAATGATTTACTTGAAGGGATTGTTGGAGATATACCAGGTATTGATGAGATGGATGATCCGAAAGCTATTGAACTTAAAGACCATTCATGGTTAATGGACGGTAGAATTACAATTGATAGATTTAAAGAAATCTTTGATATTACAGACCAGGAGTTACCTAATGAAGAGGAGGATAATTTCTCAACTATTGCAGGTTTCATATTAGGATATCTTGAAAAAATCCCTACAGACGGAGAAACATTTACATGGGATAAATTCTGTTTCGAAATATTAAGGATGGATGGAAACCAAATTGATAAAATCCTTATAAATATTGTAGAACCAGAGGAAAAAGAGGATACAGAGGAAAACGATAAAGAAGATAATGACGAGGAATAA
- a CDS encoding N-acyl homoserine lactonase family protein: MEDKIKIHVLNTGYVEVDEALAFKDKSYNPIAYTGLFRSNKHKVKVPVFSYLIEHPKGNVLVDTGWSVASREDYKSHLPLKGYIASKPILPSGENIVEQLDKLGIDKLQFLILTHMHVDHVDGIRDVQDRAEFILVSRDELKAANKGGGRYIKELWKDTIFDRFDWNGEMGPYFKSYDVFRDGKINLIYLPGHTAGSTGVLIKNNGKFVLITGDAAYAHASWENLELPGIINDKVRTLRCLKWIQKLSKADNCVEILASHDPEVKPHIIEI, translated from the coding sequence ATGGAAGATAAAATTAAGATTCATGTTTTGAATACAGGTTATGTGGAAGTAGATGAGGCTTTAGCTTTTAAAGATAAGTCCTATAATCCAATTGCATATACTGGTTTATTTAGATCAAATAAGCATAAAGTTAAAGTTCCTGTTTTTTCTTATTTGATAGAACATCCTAAGGGTAACGTTTTAGTTGATACTGGATGGTCTGTAGCATCTAGGGAGGATTATAAATCTCATTTGCCTTTAAAGGGTTATATTGCAAGTAAACCTATACTCCCATCTGGTGAGAATATTGTAGAACAACTAGACAAATTGGGAATTGATAAATTACAGTTTTTAATCTTAACCCATATGCATGTTGATCATGTTGATGGAATAAGGGATGTTCAGGACAGGGCTGAATTCATTCTTGTTTCAAGGGATGAATTAAAAGCAGCTAATAAAGGAGGAGGACGTTATATAAAGGAACTTTGGAAAGATACAATCTTTGATAGGTTTGATTGGAATGGTGAGATGGGACCTTACTTTAAATCTTATGATGTTTTCCGTGATGGTAAAATCAATTTAATTTATCTTCCAGGACATACTGCAGGTTCAACTGGTGTTTTAATAAAAAATAACGGTAAGTTTGTATTAATTACTGGTGATGCAGCTTATGCCCATGCATCTTGGGAAAATCTTGAATTACCTGGGATTATAAATGATAAGGTTCGAACCTTAAGATGTTTAAAATGGATTCAAAAATTATCTAAAGCTGACAATTGTGTTGAGATATTGGCTTCTCATGATCCTGAAGTGAAACCTCATATAATCGAGATTTAG
- a CDS encoding TIGR00269 family protein: protein MVKVDKDMFNQEIFTRINNLINDYNLIRDGEKIAVALSGGKDSVLTLHALSRFKEDSNIDFDLVAISVDEGIEGYRQSGIDAAISNAELCNVRLIQKSFKETFDYNLDDIYSNFKSACIPCGVFRRYILNKTAYEVGADKIATGHNLDDEIQSFLMSFARGDTLKFSKFGPELKQIHPKLIPRIKPLWNTPEKEVGMWAIINDIDVHLAECPYSSLSLRSKIKGFLNKAEDENSGIKENILSSFIKTLNVTEESPRLYECQHCGEPTSSDVCKACEILDLLNESN, encoded by the coding sequence ATGGTAAAAGTAGATAAGGATATGTTTAATCAAGAAATATTTACCCGTATTAACAATTTAATTAATGATTATAATTTGATTAGGGACGGAGAAAAAATTGCAGTTGCATTATCCGGTGGAAAGGATAGTGTCTTAACATTACATGCATTAAGTCGTTTTAAGGAAGATTCCAATATTGATTTTGATCTTGTAGCTATTTCAGTTGATGAGGGTATTGAAGGTTATAGACAATCTGGAATTGATGCGGCGATAAGTAATGCAGAACTTTGTAATGTTCGCCTTATTCAGAAATCATTTAAAGAAACATTTGACTATAATTTAGATGATATTTACTCTAATTTTAAAAGTGCATGTATTCCTTGTGGTGTTTTTAGACGTTATATATTGAATAAAACAGCATACGAAGTAGGTGCAGATAAAATAGCCACTGGACATAATCTTGATGATGAAATTCAATCCTTCTTAATGAGTTTTGCAAGGGGAGATACTCTCAAATTCTCTAAATTTGGTCCGGAACTTAAACAAATACATCCTAAACTTATTCCCCGTATAAAACCATTATGGAATACACCTGAGAAAGAGGTGGGTATGTGGGCGATAATTAATGATATTGATGTTCATCTTGCAGAATGCCCTTATTCCTCTTTATCTTTACGTTCAAAGATTAAAGGATTCTTGAATAAAGCAGAAGATGAAAATTCTGGAATTAAGGAGAATATTTTGTCCTCTTTTATTAAAACACTAAATGTTACAGAGGAAAGTCCAAGATTATATGAATGCCAACATTGTGGCGAGCCAACATCATCAGATGTCTGTAAGGCCTGTGAAATTTTAGATTTATTAAATGAATCTAATTAG